In the genome of Campylobacter avium LMG 24591, the window GAATATAGAAAAAATAAGTGTTGGAGAAATCCCAAACAAAATAAATGCGGTCATAGAAATACCTTATGGTTCTAGCATAAAGTATGAGATAGACAAGGAAAGTGGTGCGGTTTTTGTGGATAGAGTTTTGGCAGGAGCTATGTATTACCCTGCAAACTACGGCTTTATAGCAAATACCTTGGCTGATGATGGCGACCCTGCCGATATATTAGTGCTTTATGAAAAACCTATACAAGCAGGAGCGGTGGTGCCTTGCAGACTTGTAGGCGTTTTGATAATGGAAGATGAGGCTGGAATGGATGAAAAACTTATAGC includes:
- the ppa gene encoding inorganic diphosphatase, translating into MNIEKISVGEIPNKINAVIEIPYGSSIKYEIDKESGAVFVDRVLAGAMYYPANYGFIANTLADDGDPADILVLYEKPIQAGAVVPCRLVGVLIMEDEAGMDEKLIAVPTSKIDPRFDNVKDIKDLPQSTLAKIKNFFETYKTLEAGKWVKVQDFKGLDEASKLLNSFIEKAKK